The genomic stretch CAACATCAGTCACAAAAACCAAAAGCtgctcaaatgtaaaaaaagacaaaaactttATCAAGGAGTGTTAAAGCTTTCACACGTGAACGTAAGGCCTCGTTACGGTCCACAGCACCGAATACAACAAACCTGATGACACGCATATCGTCATGACAACAACATCAGCAAAACTACAGGGCACAAGTTTTTTTAACGCTATTCACTCGGGAAAGGCGGTCAGCTCTTATTTGTTTTCacttaatttttactttattacagtaaaatatactATTTactgattttgatattctattAGAGGCAGtacaacaaatgtttaaatgtagcaataataataaagttaaaattattattattaaaattatattattgaaaataattgtgatgatgccaaaaaaaaaaaaaaatgaacaaatggtAGAGGTCCATTTAAATTGGCTTCATTTTCTTAAAGCAAAacaatgtatttgttttgtgtttgaggTGAAATGACAGCATTTAAACGTTAAATGTTTGTTTGCGGTTGTCATTCATACTGAAACGAGCAGCAATTCTGATAAGAGGCCAGTAAACTTTTTCTTTCACACTTCATACGCCAGTTACAGCTCCttgaaatatgagacaaaaCGAGAATTTGGACCGAAGGCAATTTGCTGTGCAGACAAAATAACAGTTGAAAGACAAAAGTTTGAGAAGTCTGTTCACAGTGTGCAGACGAGATTAACGCGGATCATTGTTTTGTTTGGCTGGCTGCAGCTCCGCCCCCAAGCTCTTTTGATTGGCCAGCAGAAGCTCCGCCCTCGGGCTCTTTATACATGCGACTCAGATGCTCCATTAAAGCCTCCAGTTCCGGATTCCCTCCGAGATCTGCGATGAGCCGGTAGGCCTCCACTTCCAGATCCATCAGCGTCTGACGGGTGTAAGCGAAGGAGCCCACCTTCTCCAGGTAGTCGACGCAGTAGCGTTTAATATCCACGTTCTCTGTGCGCTGGCGCAGGATATTCTGCACTTGCGTGCTCTCGGGACGGGACCAGATGGCGTGAATGGTGGGGAAAGAGAACTTCCCTTCCGTCAGGTCTTCGCAGAAGCTCTTGTTGGCGCTGTACTCTTTCGAATTCAGGTTGGCGTAGTCATCACGTATCTGGAAGAAAAGGCCCAAAGTGTCCAAAAGCGGCTTGAGATCTCGTTTCCAGTCAGAGAAGAGCTGCATGAGTCCCACAGCGAGGCCGAAAAGCCCGCCGGTTTTCTGAAGCACCATGGCCCGGTACTCTGCCTCGGTCGGGCAGGTGTACGTGTCCCGCCAGTGGATGTCCAGGCCCTGTCCGCGGTGCAGCTCCAGCAGCTGGCGGGTGAAGACGCGCACGGCCTCGGGGTGCTCTAACATCAACACCTTCTCCAGGCCAAGGAAGTAGACGTAGTTGGCGGAGTTGATGACCGACGGCACGCCGTAGATGCTGTGGGCCACCGGAAAACCGCGCCGCAGCTTAGAGCTGTCTTCAATATCGTCGATCAGCAGACTGGCATTGTGCAGCATCTCTGTCACCTCAATAATGACCTGGGGATTCAAAAATAGAAGATCGATATGAAAATCAGATCACCAATATTCAGTCTAAAGGTGTTTTACATGTATAAATAGAGTCTGAAATAATCCAATCACTCAAACCATATTCGGAGCATTCGGAGAAACATGCATTTAGCACATTAGAGCTGGACAATAATATGTATATGGCGGTGtatggtacatgtattcatcctgAACCGCCACGTTTCGGTTCATACAGtaagacgacgaatacagtcagtcgcaggcgatccacactccaatccagaagggggtgcACACTGTAATGCAATGCCGTTTGCTaactgccacaacaggaaaaagcgcagaagaagaacagacgatctacgcacatgtttacatgtaatctctcaactaGTGTTTCAGccgtggaaagacatcaataaaacagcctgAGAATAaaatctcacgtagcattacatttacctcaggcaagtcatttagtgtccacagcatgttagttcactagagaaaaaCTCTAGACaagagcatttcactaaatatatgaaCTATATTAGCTCATTTTTACTTTACCTGATAgtaatgtcttgattatttaatgtatgtttaaataaatttgtcatgaaaacaagttatgactgTAACGGTATAAAAGATTGCATTTCAAAAATGGATTAGAAAATTAACTTtatataattagatttagaagttaatgcaaaatgtgcaatttacatgttttttttttttattatttgagtgctgattattatatataaaaataaatattaactgaatttaatagtttgggctccgttgttaattgtaacctttaatattatagcaatgtgaaagtaagggctccctgtatatagtttaatttccatatgtaaagcgctttgagttcCCAGAAAagagctatataaatgtaacaaattattagataaaaaaaatcttatcattaagaaaattaattaGAATTGTAAtgcatgtatttaaacacagagacacacttgtttaaaaaaaaactgtttaataaaaaaaaagcaattttatgtttagttttctcccccctgtTGTACCGAACCATtacttcaaaaccgaggtacgaaTCGAAACGTCATGTTTTTGTACCATTACAtccctaataaataaataaataataaaatactactactactactactactactactactaactacaacaacaacaacaacaacaaacaacaacattcTGCTGTAGTATGTGATGTGTATGCAATCATGAAAAAGCAGTTACAGATGTAAACACCAATCCATCTCAGTTGAAAACCTGCGGTCAGTTCAGCAGACATGGACGTTAATATCAGGTGCAAAGAGAAATGCACAGATCTATATGAATTGTAATGGAGGTGACGGCCAGCAGAGGGCAGCAGCTGCTCACACTGCAGTATATTAGATGAGGAGTGTTTACAATCAGGGTGTGTCTGAAATGCAGCTTTAACATCCCTGGATACTCAGTGAAGGTCATCATGCCAAAACACTTTCAAAGGGAGTGAATCTGAGAGCAACGAGCATAAATACACCGCTGATCATTAAATGCTTGATTATTGTACGGTAAAAGATGCTCATCTAAAACTGCAGAAACTTTGTTACACacaaatactctttggccaacCGAGAATATAaacttataaataattttattatttatatataatatttaaataattgttacAGGAAACAAGTGatccaaaattatttaaaaaaaattaaatcattcatgaaattaattgttttaatttataatttaatttagtaattcataaaaaaaaaacacattaattcTATTAATTTATCaattaaaagatatatatatatatatatatatatatatatatatatatatatatatatatatataaaaaaatcatactataaataaatataggccaatataaaaataaccatTTATATGCAaccaattaaaatatatatattttattattaatatgatgAAAAAAGTCATAACTTCATACCAAAGAAATACCTTCATTGTATTTTACATACACACTAAATCTAAACCAAGCTTTcctatttataatataatataatataatatatataataatgcaattttcataaatacaatttattattgtcA from Ctenopharyngodon idella isolate HZGC_01 chromosome 13, HZGC01, whole genome shotgun sequence encodes the following:
- the ggps1 gene encoding geranylgeranyl pyrophosphate synthase isoform X1 translates to MDGDKRATSERILLEPYMYLLQLPGKQVRTKLSQAFNHWLNVPEDKLQVIIEVTEMLHNASLLIDDIEDSSKLRRGFPVAHSIYGVPSVINSANYVYFLGLEKVLMLEHPEAVRVFTRQLLELHRGQGLDIHWRDTYTCPTEAEYRAMVLQKTGGLFGLAVGLMQLFSDWKRDLKPLLDTLGLFFQIRDDYANLNSKEYSANKSFCEDLTEGKFSFPTIHAIWSRPESTQVQNILRQRTENVDIKRYCVDYLEKVGSFAYTRQTLMDLEVEAYRLIADLGGNPELEALMEHLSRMYKEPEGGASAGQSKELGGGAAASQTKQ
- the ggps1 gene encoding geranylgeranyl pyrophosphate synthase isoform X3 translates to MLHNASLLIDDIEDSSKLRRGFPVAHSIYGVPSVINSANYVYFLGLEKVLMLEHPEAVRVFTRQLLELHRGQGLDIHWRDTYTCPTEAEYRAMVLQKTGGLFGLAVGLMQLFSDWKRDLKPLLDTLGLFFQIRDDYANLNSKEYSANKSFCEDLTEGKFSFPTIHAIWSRPESTQVQNILRQRTENVDIKRYCVDYLEKVGSFAYTRQTLMDLEVEAYRLIADLGGNPELEALMEHLSRMYKEPEGGASAGQSKELGGGAAASQTKQ
- the ggps1 gene encoding geranylgeranyl pyrophosphate synthase isoform X2, producing METKEQLLKGFFWNHTCTCYSCQVIIEVTEMLHNASLLIDDIEDSSKLRRGFPVAHSIYGVPSVINSANYVYFLGLEKVLMLEHPEAVRVFTRQLLELHRGQGLDIHWRDTYTCPTEAEYRAMVLQKTGGLFGLAVGLMQLFSDWKRDLKPLLDTLGLFFQIRDDYANLNSKEYSANKSFCEDLTEGKFSFPTIHAIWSRPESTQVQNILRQRTENVDIKRYCVDYLEKVGSFAYTRQTLMDLEVEAYRLIADLGGNPELEALMEHLSRMYKEPEGGASAGQSKELGGGAAASQTKQ